A section of the Methanoregula formicica SMSP genome encodes:
- a CDS encoding CDC48 family AAA ATPase, giving the protein MTDKDYYDVTVKEAAHDDAGRGIARLSIEVMKKIGLVSGDVIEIQGKKKAAAIVWPGFAQDTGFGILRIDGNIRGNAGTGIDEKVRIRKSEAEYAKKIVVQPTQPIRLVGGEQYLSRVLRGRPVIEGQAVRVDAIGNSITLVITKVAPKGMVIVTDDTEIELKEEAYKPEEGKKEVSDIHYEDIGGLGRELQLVREMIELPLRHPEIFERLGIQPPKGVLLYGPPGTGKTLIAKAVANEVDAHFITLSGPEIMSKYYGESEKGLREKFEEAEQNSPAIIFIDEIDAIAPKRAEVQGEVERRVVAQLLALMDGLKGRGQVIVIAATNLPDSIDPALRRGGRFDREIEIGIPDKKGRMEIFQVHSRGVPLAEDVKIEEFANTTHGFVGADIALLVKEAAMHALRKIIPQIKIDEDIPAEVLDALRVTNEDFAEARKHVEPSAMREVLVEVPDITWQQVGGLEDVKQELREAVEWPLKFPDVFERLQTKPPKGILMFGPPGTGKTLLAKAVANESECNFIAVKGPELLSKWVGESEKGVREIFRKARQASPSIIFFDEIDALVPKRGSYQGSSHVTESVVSQILTELDGMEELKNVTVLAATNRPDMLDDALLRPGRLERHIYVPAPDEESRKKIFEVYLGGETGSILAKDVAIDELVKQTEGYVGADIEALVREAKMAAMRDFIVQMGDRTEQERKDAIKNVMLTRAHFDAALLKVKGSLDAETLEKSERQAWEMLYNQEQRTALDKASMLLSRAGMAHKKADEKLAAELRTAVYARKKDFGEIKKLTESLEKKLEKA; this is encoded by the coding sequence ATGACAGATAAGGATTATTACGATGTTACGGTGAAGGAAGCAGCCCACGACGACGCCGGGCGCGGCATTGCACGACTGAGTATCGAGGTGATGAAGAAGATCGGTCTCGTCTCCGGTGACGTGATCGAGATCCAAGGGAAGAAGAAGGCCGCTGCCATTGTCTGGCCGGGTTTCGCCCAGGATACCGGCTTTGGCATCCTCCGCATCGATGGCAATATCCGAGGGAATGCAGGGACCGGTATCGACGAGAAAGTCAGGATCAGGAAGTCGGAGGCAGAATATGCGAAGAAGATCGTTGTCCAGCCTACCCAGCCGATCCGTCTCGTCGGGGGTGAGCAGTACCTTTCAAGGGTGCTCCGCGGGCGGCCGGTGATCGAAGGCCAGGCCGTCCGCGTTGACGCGATCGGGAACTCCATCACGCTGGTCATCACGAAGGTGGCCCCCAAGGGCATGGTCATCGTTACCGATGACACCGAGATCGAGCTCAAGGAAGAGGCCTACAAGCCCGAAGAGGGCAAGAAGGAAGTCTCCGACATCCATTACGAGGATATCGGCGGCCTTGGCCGCGAGCTCCAGCTGGTCCGCGAGATGATTGAGTTGCCGCTGCGTCACCCGGAGATCTTCGAGCGCCTGGGGATCCAGCCTCCCAAGGGTGTGCTGCTCTACGGGCCGCCCGGCACCGGCAAGACCCTGATCGCAAAAGCCGTTGCAAATGAAGTCGATGCCCACTTCATTACGCTCTCCGGCCCGGAGATCATGAGCAAGTATTACGGCGAGAGTGAGAAGGGCCTGCGCGAGAAGTTCGAGGAAGCTGAGCAGAACTCCCCCGCGATCATCTTCATCGATGAGATTGACGCGATCGCTCCGAAGCGTGCTGAAGTCCAGGGAGAGGTGGAGCGGCGTGTCGTTGCCCAGCTCCTGGCGCTCATGGACGGGCTCAAGGGCCGTGGCCAGGTCATCGTCATTGCAGCAACCAACCTTCCGGACTCCATCGACCCCGCGTTACGGCGTGGCGGCCGGTTCGACCGGGAGATCGAGATCGGCATCCCGGACAAGAAAGGCCGGATGGAGATCTTCCAGGTACACAGCCGCGGTGTTCCCCTTGCCGAAGACGTAAAGATCGAGGAGTTCGCCAACACCACCCACGGCTTTGTCGGCGCCGATATCGCCCTGCTCGTCAAGGAAGCTGCGATGCATGCGCTCCGGAAGATCATCCCCCAGATCAAGATCGACGAGGATATCCCGGCAGAGGTACTGGATGCACTGCGGGTCACCAACGAGGACTTTGCAGAAGCCCGGAAACATGTTGAGCCATCGGCCATGCGCGAGGTGCTGGTAGAAGTACCCGATATCACCTGGCAGCAGGTGGGCGGTCTTGAGGATGTGAAGCAGGAGCTGCGGGAGGCTGTCGAGTGGCCGCTGAAGTTCCCCGATGTCTTCGAACGGCTCCAGACCAAGCCGCCGAAGGGTATCCTCATGTTCGGGCCGCCCGGCACCGGCAAGACACTGCTCGCAAAGGCCGTGGCAAACGAGAGCGAGTGCAACTTTATTGCCGTGAAGGGCCCCGAGCTCCTCTCGAAATGGGTCGGCGAATCGGAGAAGGGCGTGCGGGAGATCTTCCGGAAGGCCCGGCAGGCATCCCCGTCGATCATCTTCTTCGATGAGATCGATGCCTTGGTCCCCAAGCGCGGTAGCTATCAGGGCTCCTCTCACGTGACCGAGAGCGTTGTATCCCAGATACTGACCGAGCTCGACGGCATGGAGGAGCTCAAGAACGTCACCGTGCTTGCGGCTACCAACCGGCCGGACATGCTGGATGATGCCCTGCTCCGGCCGGGCCGGCTCGAGCGGCATATCTATGTGCCCGCTCCTGATGAAGAGAGCAGGAAGAAGATCTTCGAGGTCTACCTTGGAGGAGAAACTGGCAGCATCCTTGCAAAGGACGTTGCGATCGATGAACTCGTGAAACAGACCGAGGGCTATGTCGGTGCCGATATCGAGGCGCTGGTCCGCGAGGCCAAGATGGCCGCTATGCGTGACTTCATCGTCCAGATGGGCGACCGGACCGAGCAGGAGCGGAAGGACGCAATCAAGAACGTGATGCTCACCCGGGCACACTTCGATGCCGCGCTCCTGAAGGTGAAAGGATCGCTTGACGCAGAGACCCTGGAGAAGTCCGAACGGCAGGCATGGGAGATGCTCTACAACCAGGAGCAGCGCACAGCCCTCGACAAGGCCTCAATGCTGTTGTCCCGGGCCGGGATGGCTCACAAGAAGGCCGACGAGAAACTTGCCGCAGAGCTCCGAACGGCCGTGTATGCACGGAAGAAGGACTTTGGCGAGATCAAGAAACTCACAGAATCGCTGGAAAAGAAACTGGAGAAAGCGTAA
- the thiC gene encoding phosphomethylpyrimidine synthase ThiC, giving the protein MSIVADAKKGIVTEEMKIVAKQEGVTEDFVRRGVAGGHIVIPTSPYRKVKICGIGEGLRTKVNASIGTSTDIVNIPEEIEKAKQAELAGADTLMELSTGGDFVEIRKQVIANTKLSVGCVPLYQAFIEAAIKDGAVVHMKEDDLFRITAEQAKLGTNFMAIHTGINWETVKRLKHQGRHGGLVSRGGAFMTAWMLHNEKENPLYTEFDYLLEIMKEHEVTLSMGNGMRAGAIHDATDRAQIQELVINAELADKAHQENVPVIVEGPGHVPIDEIAANVTLMKRMSNNKPFYMLGPIVTDIAPGYDDRVAAIGAAISSSCGADFICYVTPAEHLALPTPEEVYEGVMSSRIAAHVGDMIKLKKTRELDLEMGHARRDLDWERQFAVAMNPARAKKIRSERMPADTDGCTMCGDYCALKIVSRHFKF; this is encoded by the coding sequence ATGAGTATTGTCGCAGATGCCAAGAAGGGCATCGTAACCGAAGAGATGAAGATCGTCGCAAAGCAGGAAGGGGTCACCGAAGACTTCGTCCGCCGCGGCGTTGCCGGCGGGCATATCGTTATCCCGACCTCCCCCTACCGCAAAGTGAAGATCTGCGGTATCGGCGAAGGGCTCCGGACCAAGGTGAACGCATCGATCGGGACCTCGACCGATATCGTAAATATTCCCGAGGAGATCGAGAAGGCAAAGCAGGCCGAGCTTGCCGGTGCCGACACCCTGATGGAACTTTCCACCGGCGGGGACTTTGTCGAGATCCGCAAACAGGTCATCGCAAATACTAAGCTTTCTGTCGGATGTGTTCCCCTGTACCAGGCCTTCATTGAGGCAGCAATCAAGGACGGCGCCGTTGTCCACATGAAGGAAGACGACCTCTTCCGCATCACCGCCGAGCAGGCAAAACTCGGGACCAACTTCATGGCCATCCACACCGGCATCAACTGGGAGACAGTCAAGCGCCTGAAACACCAGGGCCGGCACGGGGGTCTTGTCTCCCGGGGCGGCGCATTCATGACCGCATGGATGCTCCACAATGAAAAAGAGAACCCGCTCTACACGGAGTTCGACTACCTCCTCGAGATCATGAAGGAGCACGAGGTCACCCTCTCGATGGGCAACGGTATGCGGGCCGGCGCCATCCATGATGCCACCGACCGGGCACAGATCCAGGAACTGGTCATCAATGCCGAACTCGCTGACAAGGCGCACCAGGAGAACGTGCCGGTGATTGTCGAAGGCCCGGGCCATGTCCCGATTGATGAGATTGCGGCAAATGTCACCCTGATGAAGCGGATGTCCAACAACAAGCCGTTTTACATGCTCGGCCCCATCGTCACCGATATCGCTCCCGGATATGACGATCGTGTCGCTGCCATCGGTGCCGCTATCTCCTCGTCCTGCGGAGCGGACTTCATCTGCTATGTCACCCCTGCCGAGCATCTCGCGCTCCCGACCCCCGAGGAAGTATACGAGGGTGTCATGAGCTCCCGCATCGCTGCCCATGTCGGCGACATGATCAAGCTCAAGAAGACCCGCGAACTCGACCTCGAGATGGGCCATGCCCGCCGCGACCTGGACTGGGAGCGCCAGTTCGCCGTTGCCATGAACCCGGCCCGGGCAAAGAAGATCCGGTCGGAGCGGATGCCCGCAGATACCGACGGGTGCACCATGTGCGGCGACTATTGCGCACTCAAGATTGTCAGCCGCCACTTCAAGTTCTGA
- a CDS encoding DUF7123 family protein — protein sequence MSTTKKLRETYNETQHKIVTYLNSGITKGKHYFKSKYIAKDLGLSPKEVGTNMAILAEICKELDIIRWSYSNSTTWMVTSRAI from the coding sequence ATGTCAACCACTAAGAAATTACGTGAGACGTACAACGAGACCCAGCACAAGATCGTGACGTACCTCAACTCGGGCATCACCAAGGGCAAGCACTATTTCAAATCGAAATACATTGCAAAAGACCTTGGCCTCTCGCCCAAGGAAGTGGGTACCAACATGGCAATCCTTGCCGAGATCTGTAAGGAACTGGATATTATCCGGTGGAGCTACTCGAACAGCACTACCTGGATGGTCACCTCGCGTGCCATCTAG
- a CDS encoding Hsp20/alpha crystallin family protein, with amino-acid sequence MKGDPMDMFDQMDEMFARLFSQMSRDMSTGGPKMYGYHIVIDNSNGEGDVTEFQPALPRSAGEPVAEVHHIGDETMVIAELPGITEESVRLDMKGTTLVIDAGDADNHYHTTAEVTGVDPATMKRSLKNGVLEVTFSNLPENVKEADTPGE; translated from the coding sequence ATGAAAGGAGATCCCATGGATATGTTCGACCAGATGGACGAGATGTTCGCACGGCTCTTCTCGCAGATGAGCCGGGACATGTCGACCGGTGGACCAAAAATGTACGGCTACCACATTGTCATCGACAATAGCAACGGGGAGGGGGATGTGACGGAATTCCAGCCGGCACTCCCCCGCAGTGCCGGTGAGCCGGTTGCCGAAGTCCACCATATCGGTGACGAGACGATGGTTATCGCTGAACTGCCCGGCATAACAGAGGAATCGGTCCGGCTGGATATGAAGGGCACAACCCTCGTTATCGATGCAGGGGATGCAGACAACCACTACCATACGACCGCTGAAGTCACGGGTGTGGACCCGGCGACAATGAAAAGGTCGCTGAAAAACGGCGTCCTGGAAGTAACCTTTAGCAACCTGCCGGAGAATGTGAAAGAAGCAGACACTCCCGGCGAGTGA
- a CDS encoding DHH family phosphoesterase, translated as MSNTSDDILVYRLGAGCDLADIEEGNVYQGKVQGFANFGMFVQLNDRIKGLVHKSNMKAEHKERDSILVRVRQIRPNGNIDLEEVQIQVYQVQNIERKSTTVRIADLAGKIGKTVAIEGEVAQIKQTSGPTIFTIVDETGTQNAAAFIEAGVRAFPEIELGHIVKVIGEVMRRNNQLQIEADLISALKGEDADAVKTRIEQALDKRSEPEDIPLLVKSEVLEKLRPDMKKVAKIIRKAVFTSQPIILRHHADADGICSAVAIEQAVVSLIRESGGDFDADYFLFKRAPSKAPFYEIEDITRDLDFSLKDHVRFGQKMPLVLLTDNGSTEEDEPSYKIASVYEIPFVVIDHHHPDTTIDKYLVAHVNPYHVGGDFGITAGMLGTEVARLINPKVEPLIRHLPAIAGVGDRSEAPERVLFLDLVRDQYPEEACRDIALALDYEQFWLRFNDGREIIKDILNITGKTERHKKLVALLVDGANTMIEDQMSACMPHVVPRVLKNDARLFLIDVEIHAHKFTFPPPGKTSGEVHDRLCREHAGKPVITIGFGPDFAVLRSRGVLMNIPRMVRELRVEIPGGGISGGGHLVVGSIKFVEGMRDVVLEALITKIADAQVQAPK; from the coding sequence ATGTCTAATACCAGTGATGATATCCTCGTGTACCGGCTTGGCGCAGGCTGCGACCTTGCCGACATTGAGGAAGGGAACGTGTACCAGGGAAAGGTCCAGGGCTTTGCCAACTTCGGGATGTTCGTCCAGCTGAACGACCGGATCAAAGGACTTGTCCACAAGAGCAACATGAAGGCCGAACACAAGGAACGCGATTCGATCCTTGTCCGGGTCCGTCAGATCCGCCCCAATGGCAACATCGACCTTGAAGAGGTGCAGATCCAGGTCTACCAGGTGCAGAACATCGAACGGAAGTCCACGACCGTCCGGATTGCGGATCTTGCCGGAAAGATCGGAAAGACCGTTGCCATCGAAGGCGAAGTTGCCCAGATCAAGCAGACCAGCGGACCGACCATCTTCACCATCGTTGATGAGACCGGAACCCAGAACGCAGCTGCATTCATCGAGGCTGGCGTGCGGGCATTCCCGGAGATCGAACTCGGTCACATCGTCAAGGTCATCGGGGAAGTGATGCGGAGAAACAACCAGCTCCAGATCGAGGCGGATCTCATATCCGCGCTCAAAGGGGAAGACGCGGACGCGGTGAAAACACGGATCGAGCAGGCACTCGACAAGCGCTCCGAGCCGGAAGACATCCCGCTCCTTGTGAAGAGCGAGGTCCTGGAGAAACTCCGTCCCGACATGAAAAAGGTCGCAAAGATCATCCGGAAAGCCGTCTTCACCTCCCAGCCTATCATCCTCCGGCACCATGCCGACGCTGACGGCATCTGCTCCGCGGTCGCGATAGAGCAGGCCGTTGTCTCGCTCATCCGGGAGTCTGGCGGCGACTTCGATGCCGACTACTTCCTCTTCAAGCGGGCACCGTCAAAGGCCCCGTTCTACGAGATCGAGGACATCACCCGCGACCTCGACTTCTCGTTAAAGGACCATGTCCGGTTCGGCCAGAAGATGCCGCTCGTCCTCCTGACCGACAACGGTTCAACCGAAGAGGATGAGCCCTCGTACAAGATCGCGAGCGTATACGAGATCCCCTTCGTGGTCATCGACCACCACCATCCCGATACAACCATCGACAAGTACCTGGTCGCCCATGTCAACCCGTACCATGTTGGCGGGGATTTCGGGATCACGGCAGGGATGCTGGGGACAGAAGTTGCACGGCTGATCAACCCGAAAGTCGAACCCCTGATCCGCCACCTCCCGGCCATTGCCGGTGTCGGCGACCGGAGCGAGGCACCGGAGCGTGTCCTCTTCCTTGACCTTGTCCGCGACCAGTACCCCGAAGAGGCCTGCAGGGACATCGCCCTTGCCCTTGATTACGAGCAGTTCTGGCTCCGGTTCAATGACGGCCGGGAGATCATCAAGGACATCTTAAACATCACGGGCAAAACCGAGCGCCACAAGAAGCTCGTTGCCCTGCTCGTTGACGGTGCAAACACCATGATCGAGGACCAGATGAGCGCCTGCATGCCCCATGTTGTTCCCCGTGTCCTGAAAAACGACGCCCGCCTCTTCCTCATCGATGTCGAGATCCATGCGCACAAGTTTACCTTCCCGCCCCCGGGCAAGACCAGCGGCGAGGTGCACGACCGGCTCTGCCGGGAGCATGCAGGAAAACCGGTTATCACGATCGGCTTTGGTCCCGACTTTGCCGTCCTCAGGTCCCGGGGCGTTCTCATGAACATTCCCCGCATGGTACGTGAACTCCGTGTCGAGATCCCGGGAGGCGGCATCAGCGGGGGCGGGCACCTTGTCGTGGGCAGCATAAAGTTCGTTGAGGGCATGCGCGATGTTGTCCTTGAGGCACTCATCACAAAGATAGCCGATGCCCAGGTCCAGGCACCAAAATAA
- a CDS encoding anaerobic ribonucleoside-triphosphate reductase activating protein: protein MNFGGFVPISTIDWRGRAVCTVFLRGCPLRCSYCQNEAIQTGQDLREMDEIREMIDGSAPFVSGIVISGGEPTLQKEAVVEIARHARSRNLKVGLQTNGLFPGTLESLFQEKLLDRVAIDYKTRWEGFSGLQGGYSSMPAENYEKCLKQSISLCKSAARDNPLFEFEVVITAFYENADYIKKISAEIGTTPLVLQQGEHKIIRMQKTAPDMTNGEYICKRRTLQDNHPPLTLPELKAIADELGRTVRIRTREIGEISYESDWRRRNAGKRKR, encoded by the coding sequence GTGAACTTCGGCGGCTTTGTCCCCATCTCGACAATCGACTGGCGGGGCCGGGCAGTCTGCACGGTCTTTCTGCGGGGATGCCCCCTGCGGTGCTCCTACTGCCAGAACGAAGCCATCCAGACCGGGCAGGATCTCAGGGAAATGGACGAGATCCGGGAGATGATTGACGGGTCCGCCCCCTTCGTGAGTGGTATCGTCATTTCCGGTGGCGAGCCCACGCTCCAGAAGGAGGCCGTTGTCGAGATTGCCCGTCATGCCCGGTCACGGAACCTGAAGGTTGGCCTCCAGACAAACGGCCTCTTCCCGGGGACTCTGGAGAGCCTCTTCCAAGAAAAACTCCTGGACCGCGTTGCCATCGATTACAAGACGCGGTGGGAGGGGTTCTCCGGCCTGCAGGGAGGATACAGTTCCATGCCTGCCGAGAATTATGAGAAATGCTTAAAACAATCCATCAGTCTCTGCAAAAGCGCTGCACGGGATAATCCTCTCTTTGAATTCGAGGTTGTCATCACCGCATTCTACGAGAATGCCGATTACATCAAAAAAATCTCGGCGGAGATCGGGACCACCCCGCTCGTCCTCCAGCAGGGAGAGCATAAGATCATCCGAATGCAAAAGACCGCACCGGACATGACCAATGGGGAATATATCTGTAAACGTCGAACACTACAGGACAACCATCCGCCCCTGACCTTACCTGAGCTCAAGGCTATCGCCGATGAACTGGGGCGGACAGTGCGGATACGGACACGGGAGATCGGGGAGATATCGTATGAAAGTGATTGGCGTCGTAGGAATGCCGGCAAGCGGAAAAGGTGA
- a CDS encoding dephospho-CoA kinase: MKVIGVVGMPASGKGEFSRIAQEAGIPVIVMGDMIRKAVREAGLEPNDTNFGATANRLRAERGMDAIAQLCVPEIRRLNAPLALVDGIRGDTEVALFRKYFEGFTLISIESPFEKRLDRIAARARSDDFTTADALKNRDQRELGWGLGKALEQADIRIRNEGTLEEFERDVKHLLGELRGDP; this comes from the coding sequence ATGAAAGTGATTGGCGTCGTAGGAATGCCGGCAAGCGGAAAAGGTGAATTCTCCCGGATAGCGCAGGAAGCGGGGATCCCGGTCATCGTCATGGGTGACATGATAAGGAAGGCCGTCCGCGAGGCCGGACTCGAACCGAACGATACAAACTTCGGGGCAACGGCAAACCGTCTCCGGGCCGAGCGGGGCATGGACGCCATCGCCCAGCTCTGCGTCCCGGAGATCCGCCGGCTCAATGCACCCCTCGCCCTGGTGGATGGCATCCGGGGGGATACCGAAGTTGCCCTGTTCCGGAAATACTTCGAAGGCTTTACCTTAATCAGCATCGAGTCGCCGTTTGAAAAGCGCCTCGATCGGATCGCTGCCCGGGCCCGCTCCGACGATTTCACGACAGCTGATGCGCTCAAAAACCGCGACCAGCGGGAACTGGGGTGGGGTCTTGGCAAAGCCCTGGAACAGGCCGATATCCGGATCAGGAACGAGGGAACCCTGGAGGAGTTCGAACGGGATGTGAAGCACCTTCTCGGAGAACTGCGGGGTGATCCGTGA
- the rnz gene encoding ribonuclease Z, with protein sequence MSGETLQVYFLGTAGALPTPSRNPPCIMVRRGSDTLLFDCGEGAQQQMMRARCGFTVNAIFVTHWHADHFLGIFGLVQTMSFNGRTEPLTIYGPDWVHEFVRTLRHVARFNLKFPMESVELAPGSWVRFEGYTVTAFAASHGMPTLGYILEEDPRPGRFDREQAIALGVPPGPLFGKLQRGETVTVKAGETSTEVRPDQVMGPQRPGRKIVYTGDTRAIHETIADVAANADLLIHDATYDEAESARAAEFYHATAAQAGEAATALNAGTLVLIHTSSRYPDAKTHVTEARSRYAGTIVVPNDLDMIEVPFRD encoded by the coding sequence ATGAGCGGCGAGACCCTGCAGGTCTATTTCCTCGGGACGGCCGGTGCCCTTCCCACGCCTTCGCGCAACCCGCCCTGCATCATGGTGCGGCGGGGCTCCGATACGCTCCTCTTCGACTGCGGGGAAGGTGCCCAGCAGCAGATGATGCGGGCCCGGTGCGGGTTCACCGTGAATGCCATCTTTGTCACCCACTGGCATGCGGACCATTTCCTCGGGATCTTCGGCCTTGTCCAGACCATGTCCTTCAACGGCCGGACCGAGCCACTGACCATCTATGGCCCGGACTGGGTGCACGAGTTCGTCAGGACCCTCCGGCATGTTGCACGCTTCAACCTGAAGTTCCCGATGGAATCGGTTGAGCTGGCTCCCGGATCCTGGGTGCGCTTCGAAGGGTATACCGTCACCGCGTTCGCCGCTTCCCATGGCATGCCCACGCTTGGCTACATTCTCGAAGAGGATCCGCGGCCGGGACGGTTCGACCGCGAGCAGGCCATCGCCCTTGGCGTGCCCCCGGGCCCGCTGTTCGGGAAACTCCAGCGGGGGGAGACGGTAACCGTAAAAGCCGGGGAGACAAGTACGGAAGTCAGGCCGGACCAGGTCATGGGCCCGCAGAGGCCGGGACGGAAGATCGTCTATACGGGGGACACCCGCGCCATCCACGAGACCATTGCAGACGTCGCTGCCAATGCCGATCTTCTCATCCACGATGCAACCTATGACGAGGCGGAGTCCGCACGGGCTGCCGAGTTTTACCACGCCACCGCTGCCCAGGCCGGCGAGGCCGCAACAGCGCTCAATGCCGGCACGCTCGTCCTCATCCACACCAGCTCACGGTACCCGGATGCCAAGACTCATGTCACCGAAGCGCGGAGCAGGTATGCCGGCACCATTGTTGTTCCCAATGACCTGGACATGATCGAGGTCCCGTTCCGGGACTGA
- a CDS encoding sugar phosphate isomerase/epimerase family protein — MNAKLFFSSSAKVWEDIAWVYGIEETGFDGWEIVSDGNYRLENPDSFRNVQDVLSTTRLLASVHAPYGDLNLATLNDPIWRESVRQIKTCIRHAAPLTDRVTVHPGYISPVGKMMPEKVWALQKEALREIGKCACEHGVLACLENMISYKEFLCRFPEELIGMTEGIDGIGMTFDFGHANTVGKVGEFLRYVDRADHIHIHDNHGVTDEHLALGDGTIDWKSTGRAIASGYKGKRIVIEGRSIEEAKKSLAVYRREFA; from the coding sequence GTGAACGCAAAACTCTTCTTCTCCTCATCAGCAAAGGTCTGGGAAGACATTGCATGGGTCTACGGGATCGAAGAGACGGGCTTCGACGGCTGGGAGATCGTCAGCGACGGCAATTACCGGCTGGAGAACCCGGACTCCTTCCGGAACGTGCAGGATGTCCTGTCCACCACCCGGCTCCTGGCATCCGTCCATGCCCCGTATGGCGACCTGAACCTCGCCACCCTCAACGACCCCATCTGGAGGGAGTCGGTCCGGCAGATCAAGACCTGCATCAGGCACGCTGCCCCGCTGACCGATCGCGTCACCGTCCATCCCGGGTACATCTCACCGGTCGGTAAGATGATGCCGGAGAAGGTGTGGGCGCTCCAGAAGGAGGCACTCCGCGAGATCGGGAAGTGCGCCTGCGAACACGGGGTGCTTGCCTGCCTCGAGAATATGATCAGTTACAAGGAGTTCCTCTGCCGGTTCCCCGAGGAACTGATTGGTATGACCGAAGGGATTGACGGGATTGGCATGACCTTTGACTTCGGGCACGCAAACACCGTAGGAAAGGTCGGCGAGTTCCTCCGGTACGTAGACCGGGCTGACCATATCCACATCCATGACAACCATGGCGTGACCGACGAACACCTTGCCCTTGGCGACGGGACAATCGACTGGAAGAGTACCGGCCGGGCAATCGCTTCCGGATACAAGGGAAAACGGATCGTGATTGAGGGACGCTCGATCGAGGAGGCAAAAAAGAGCCTTGCCGTCTACAGGAGGGAGTTCGCGTGA
- a CDS encoding class 1 fructose-bisphosphatase, which yields MKLKEFLEREGTEKNLAELILFLASRAPAIRRGFLVAGGKAKDGGKTKNVYGEEQQPLDKYADSVFVDGIKESRLARYVATEEQETIVEVKDPKAQFGVVIDPLDGSSLIDVNLCVGTIIGIYPGHVLAKGSTMVAAMYLLYGPLTSLTYTTGKGVHEFVLDETGEFVLRQRDLKIPEGKVFAPGALRKDWLSPHTKWICQLEEDGYKLRFSGCFVADVHQILHKGGVFSYPGIKGKEKGKLRLLYEANPMGKILHEAGGAISNGKTDILGIIPSAHDDVTPIYVGGKKEIALIEKCFREG from the coding sequence ATGAAACTCAAAGAATTCCTTGAACGGGAAGGAACGGAGAAGAACCTTGCGGAACTGATCCTCTTTTTAGCAAGCCGGGCCCCTGCCATCAGGAGAGGTTTCCTGGTTGCGGGAGGGAAGGCAAAGGATGGCGGGAAGACAAAGAACGTTTATGGCGAGGAGCAGCAGCCCCTCGACAAGTACGCGGACTCTGTTTTCGTAGACGGGATAAAAGAGTCCCGACTTGCCCGCTATGTTGCCACCGAGGAGCAGGAGACGATCGTTGAGGTGAAGGACCCAAAGGCGCAGTTCGGCGTGGTCATCGATCCTCTTGACGGGTCATCCCTGATCGATGTGAACCTCTGCGTGGGCACCATCATCGGGATCTATCCCGGCCACGTGCTGGCAAAGGGGTCGACGATGGTTGCGGCCATGTACCTGCTGTACGGGCCGCTCACGAGCCTTACCTATACCACGGGAAAAGGCGTCCATGAGTTCGTCCTTGACGAAACCGGCGAGTTCGTGCTCCGCCAGCGGGACCTGAAGATTCCCGAAGGCAAGGTCTTTGCTCCCGGGGCCCTGCGGAAGGACTGGCTCTCACCCCATACGAAATGGATCTGCCAGCTCGAGGAGGACGGGTATAAGCTCCGGTTCAGCGGCTGTTTTGTTGCTGATGTCCACCAGATCCTCCACAAGGGCGGTGTCTTCAGCTACCCCGGGATCAAGGGGAAGGAGAAAGGGAAGCTGCGCCTCCTGTACGAGGCAAACCCGATGGGGAAGATCCTCCACGAGGCCGGTGGCGCGATCAGCAACGGGAAGACCGATATCCTCGGCATCATCCCGTCTGCCCACGATGACGTCACGCCCATCTATGTTGGTGGCAAGAAAGAGATTGCCTTAATTGAGAAGTGTTTCCGTGAAGGATGA